Genomic window (bacterium):
CTTCACGACCCCCGGGTCGAAGGAGGTGCCGGAGCGTGTCCGGAGATATTCGCGCGCCCTCGCGTCGGTCCACGCACGGCGGTAGGACCGGTCCGAGCGGAGGGCGTCCAAGACGTCTACAACCGCGAAGATGCGCGCCGCCAATGGAATTTGTTCGCCCTTGAGGCCGCGGGGATACCCCGTCCCATCCCACTTCTCGTGATGGCAGTATGGAATGTCGACCGCCGGACGCAGGTAGTCGATTGGGGCGAGCAATTCGTAGGCGTGAATGGGATGCAGGCGCATGATGACCCACTCCTCGTCGGTCAACGGGCCCTGTTTGAACAGCATGCTGTCGGGAAGGGCCATCTTGCCGATGTCGTGCAGCAGAGCCCCGCGCCGGACGTGGATGATCTCGGCCTCCGGCACGGCCAGGGCGCGCGCAAGTTGAACGGTCATCTCCGCGACGCGCTCGCTGTGTCCTTCGGTCTCCTTGTCGCGCAGGTCCAGCGCCCGGGACCATCCTTCGATCGTGCGATCATAGGCGAGCGTCAGTTGCATGTTCGTTCGCTGCAGCTCCCCGAAGAGGGCGGCATTATCGACGGCGATGGCCGCCTGCCCCGCCAGCGCCTCGAGTAAGTCAAACCACGGCTCCTCCCGCGCCGCGGGCGCGCGGTGGAAGACTTCCAAGACCCCTTTGACGTGTCCCCGGGCAATCAGCGGCGCCGCGTCGTAGGCGCGGAATTTCTCCTCGGCGAACAACCGCTGCCGGACGGGGTCGTCGATCTGACCACGAAGGTTTGGAACACTGACCCGCGTGCGCTCGAGGACGGCCCGCCCGGCATGACCTGTCCCGAGGTGCAGCGTGTGGTGCGGCGCCGCCGTGGTTCGGAAACCCCGCCCCGCGGCGTACTTCAGCGTCTGGGTGGATGCATCGAGCAGAAGGACGTCGGCGGCATCGGCCCGGAGTTGGCCGATCGTCTGGTCAACGAGGACGCTGAGGACCACCCGTACGTCCAGGCTGGACGCGAGCGCCGTCTCGGTCGCCCGGAGCGCGGCCTCTTGCCGCACCGGCGCGGATGTCCCGTCGTCCCCCTGCGCGCCGTCGCGGGCGGCAACGCCGGAGCCGGGCTTCCTCTGCGGGACCAGAAACCGATTCAGGTGGCCGAGAATTGCCGACAAACCGGCGGCACTCAAGAGAGATTTCCGCCCCCTTTTTCCGCAACCCGACCGGCGGCGATGAATGGAGCGTTGACAAACTTCATAAATACCCATGTGAAACCGGCGATAGACGCGCGACCCGACCGGCCCTCTGGAACGACACGGGGGCGCCGGTGTCTTCGCTTAGCGGTGTTATCGCTCGATTCCGGGCGCGACGACCTGGCAGAACGTATCGGCGACCTTGGGATCGAACCGCGTTCCGGCCCGGCCTCTCAGAACAGAGATCGCGTCGCGATAGTACAGCTTCGGGCCTCCGGGACGGCCGGTGAGCATTTCGCCATAGGTTTCAACCACGGCAAGGATCCTCGCGCCCAGGGGAATCAGGTCTCCTTTGAGCCCGTCCGGGCGACCGGTCCCGTTCCATTGTTCAAACCGATGCCGGAGGATCGTCGCGACATCGCCCAATCCGGGGACGTCGTGGAGCATCCGGTAGGCGGCGATCGGCTGGTCGCGCAGCATGGCGTCCTCGTCGGCGGTCAGCCCCGTCGCCTTTCTCAACGTCGTCTCCGGCACGTCGATCTTGCCGATGTCGTGGAGGAACGCGGCCCGGCGTGCGGCTTGGATCTCCTCGGTCGAGCACGAGAGCGCCCGGGCCAGAGCCTCCGCCCATTCCGCCAGACGCGCGCCGTACCCGGAGGCATGGCCGTCATGCAGGTCGAGCAACTGCGCCACCGCGGTGATCTGGCCGTCGCCGTTCGGCAGGCCCGCGGCGCGGGCTCGCTCGACGAGCACCTTGTAGGTCGTTCCGGCGGCCTCCGGCGCCGGAACGTCGGCCATCTTGGCATCCGGCGGCGTTTCATGACCGGCCTCTCGGCCGGCATCCCCATCCGCCTGCGCCTCCGCCGCGGGCGCCACATCGTCGTCCGTCCCCCGTTGCGCCGCGGCCGGCAGCTGTCGCGCAGCCTCATCGGTAGCAGCCTCGCCGGTGCCGGCCTCGAGCGATCCCGCGTGCGCAGCCTCCCGTTCCTGCTCCTGACGCTCGACCGTCAGCCTGGCCAGCTCGGCATCCAG
Coding sequences:
- a CDS encoding HD domain-containing phosphohydrolase — encoded protein: MSAAGLSAILGHLNRFLVPQRKPGSGVAARDGAQGDDGTSAPVRQEAALRATETALASSLDVRVVLSVLVDQTIGQLRADAADVLLLDASTQTLKYAAGRGFRTTAAPHHTLHLGTGHAGRAVLERTRVSVPNLRGQIDDPVRQRLFAEEKFRAYDAAPLIARGHVKGVLEVFHRAPAAREEPWFDLLEALAGQAAIAVDNAALFGELQRTNMQLTLAYDRTIEGWSRALDLRDKETEGHSERVAEMTVQLARALAVPEAEIIHVRRGALLHDIGKMALPDSMLFKQGPLTDEEWVIMRLHPIHAYELLAPIDYLRPAVDIPYCHHEKWDGTGYPRGLKGEQIPLAARIFAVVDVLDALRSDRSYRRAWTDARAREYLRTRSGTSFDPGVVKALLAHTEAAG